Part of the Halalkalibacter krulwichiae genome is shown below.
TTGCTAAAGATTCTGGTGAAGTTAAGATTGATGACATTGATATAAGCCAAACAAAAAGCAGTGAATTAGCTAAGAAAATTTCAATTTTAAAACAATCTAATCATTTATCTATTCGTTTATCAGTAAGAGATTTAGTATCATTTGGTCGTTTCCCTTATTCGCAAGGCAATTTAACAAAAGAAGATATTAAACATGTAGATGAAGCCATCCGTTATATGGAACTTGAAGATATTCAAGATAAGTTTCTTGATCAATTAAGTGGTGGACAAAGACAACGGGCTCATATTGCAATGGTTATAGCTCAAGATACAGAATATGTTCTTTTAGATGAACCATTAAATAATTTAGATATGAAGCATTCTGTTCAAATTATGAAAGTTCTTAGAAGAATGGTTGATGAGTTAGGAAAAACGGTTGTCATCGTTTTACATGATATTAATTTCGCTTCCTGTTATTCAGATTTTATCGTTGCGTTAAAAGATGGAAAGATTGTAAAGGAAGGACCAGCACAAGAAATTATCACGCATGACGTTTTAAAAAAGATTTATGACATGGATATCCCAATTAACTGTGTTGGAGATAAAAAGATTTGTGTTTACTTTGCCTAGATTAAACGATGTGATTAAAAATCCCTTTGTTGGGGGAAGGTCATCTCTTTAATAAATAGTTTTATAGAGGCTGGGACTTAACAGTTTTATTAAAAACAAGCTGTTTTGTCCCGGCTTCTAACAATGGGATCATCTCTTTTTTTTGTTTGATCATGATAATCTTTCTCATGATGATTGTCCTGTTGTAAGTCTACTTTAATCAAAATTATAGGAGTGAATTAAGAAATGAAGAAGTCATTGTTATTCGTTCTAATGACAGGATTGTTAGCATTATTTATCGCAGCATGTAGTTCAGAGACAAGCACAGAGCCTGAAAATGGAACTCAAGAAGAGCCAGCAGCTGAAGCTGAGACTGTAAATGAAGAAGACGCAGAGATAACAGTAACTCATCAATTCGGTGAAACTGTTGTTCCAAAGAATCCTGAAAGTGTTGTTGTTTTTGATTTAGGTGTTCTTGATGTGTTAGAAACTCTAGAAGTAGATGCTGTAACAGGTATTGGTGAACCAAGCGGTGGACTTCCTGAGTATTTAGCTGCATTCGGAGGAGAATATGAAGGAGCTGGCACATTGCATGAGCCTGATTTCGAGAAAGTTTATGATCTCCAACCAGACTTAATTATTATTTCTGGTCGTGCTCAAGAAGCGTATGATGAGTTAAGTGAAATTGCACCAACTTTATTTATGGCTGTTGATACAGCAAATTATATTGAGTCAATGACTGATAATGTTACTCTTCTGGCTGAGATTTTCGGCAAGGAAGCAGAGGCTGAAGAAGAACTTGCTCAAATTAGTGAATCACTTGATTCATTACAAGAAGAAGCTTCTACAAACGATACTGAAGGTTTAATCATCTTAGCAAATGATGGTTCAATTAGTGCGTATGGTCCTGGTTCAAGATTTGGAATTCTTCATAATGAATTTGGAGTAAAAGCAGTTGATGAGAATATTGAAGTCTCTAATCACGGACAAAATATTTCTTTTGAATATATTGCTGAGAAAAACCCAGAATATTTGTTTGTAGTTGATAGAGGGGCTATTGTTGGTGGCGAATCATCTGCTCAACAAACAATTGAAAATGAAGTAGTTAAAACAACGCAAGCTTATGAAAGTGGAAACATTATTTACTTAGATCCTGTCTACTGGTACATCACAAGTGGTGGTTTAACATCAACAGTTGGGATGATTGATGAAGTTAGTGCAGCATTACAATAATAACCGAGACTAGGTTATCAAATAACACATAGAGGGACAATAATGTGTTCTTCCTTTGAGGTCATCGCAATGCGATGGCCTCTTTAGTTGGATCTATTCCACGTGAATCCTTATGAATGGAGCTCAAACTTTCATTCATGAGACAAATCTTGTAAACTTATTATAGATTATCAAATAAGTGGAGGTATAAAAGTGGAACATAATACGGTTACTGATTTAATAAAAAGTCATCGATCTATTAGATCTTTTACGGAAGAAGATATTGCTGAATGGAAAGTAAATGAGATTGTGGATTCTGGACGATGGGCTCCTACTTCACATCATGTTCAAGCTTACAGTATTCTTGTTATAAAAGACAAAGAAATGAAAAAGAAGCTTGCTACATTAGCTGGTAATCAAACTTATGTAGAAACATGTCCTGTTTTTTACGTAATATGTGCTGATTACTATCGCTTGAAAATGGCAAGTGATATGCATGAGCAGCCTTTTGAAATAGGAGAACAAGAGCAAGTCATAGTTGGTGCGGTTGATGCTGCTCTCGTTGCACAAAATATGTTGCTAGCAGCCAGATCAATGGGACTTGGTGGCGTCATGATTGGCGGGATTCGTAATGAGCCCCAAGCGGTTTCGGAAGTGTTAAATCTACCAGAGTTTACATTTCCAGTTATGGGCTTGTGTGTTGGTTACCCGAATCAGGATCCGGCTCAAAAGCCTCGGTTACCGAAAGCGGCGGCAATTCATTATGAAAATTATGATCAAAGCAAAATAGAAAAGGCGCTCACTGAATATGATCAAATAATGGAACAGTATTATTATGAGCGAACAAATGGAAAACGGTCTGATAAATGGACTAGGCAAATGGCGGAGTTTACTTCAACAGCAAAACGCCCACAAGTAGGAAACTTTATAAAAAAACAAGGGTTCTTAAAATAAGAAGCTTTACTTGACAGAAGTGATGTCATCATCTAAGCTGTGAAAATAATAGGTGGATTTAGTACGAGAATTCTGAAAAGAGAGAATAGTCAAAGAGTCTATTTCTAATTAGAAATGGCTCTTTTTTAAGGTACTGTAATGAGTTACCGAAGAAACTAAGTAACGATCCTTACAGATAGCTTTTCGGTTTTCTTATATAAGACAAGAAGGTGGCCAGTAAAAGTGAAAACATTTAAACAATCGGATGCTTTAGAGCGTCTGCCAGAACAATTCTTTTCAAACCTTGTAAATAAAGTAATGAAAATAAAGGAAATGCATAATGATGTGATTAATTTAGGTCAAGGAAACCCTGATCAACCTACTCCTAAAGGTATTGTAGATAAACTTGAACAGTCAGCAAGTAATCCACACTATCATAAATACCCTCCGTTTGCCGGGTTTCCGTTTTTAAAAAAAGCTGTTGCAGATTATTATCAAAGGGAATATGGAGTAGAGGTTGATCCAGATACCGAGGTTGCCGTTCTAGCAGGGACAAAAACAGGGTTAGTTGAAATAAGCCAATGCTTTCTAAACAAAGGAGATATAGCTTTAGTTCCAGATCCAGGTTATCCTGATTACTGGTCTGGAATTGCTTTAGCTGGCGCTAAGATGCATGCGATGCCGCTTTTGGAAGAAAATCATTTTCATCCTGACTTTTCGATAATTGATGAGAATACATGGCAAGAAGCTAAATTAATGTTCTTAAATTATCCTAATAACCCGACAGGAGCAGTTGCAACGCCAGAACTCTTTAAGGAAGCAATTGAAGTTGCAAATAAATATGATGTTTGTGTGGTCCATGATTTTGCTTATGGAGCGATTGGCTTTGATGGTAAAAAACCTCTTAGCTTTCTTCAAACTCCTGGAGCGAAAGAAGTTGGTGTTGAGATGTTAACACTTTCTAAGACGTATAATATGGCTGGATGGAGAGTTGGTTTCGTTGTAGGAAATCCAAGTGTTGTTAAGGCAATAGAACTTATTCAAGATCATTATTATTGCTCTATATTTGGTGGAATTCAAGAAGCGGCTGCTTATGCTCTTTCAACGGACCAATCAAATGTTGAACAATTGATCAAAATGTATGAAAAACGTCGAAATACACTCGTAGAGGCAGCTAAAAAGATAGGATGGAATGTCAACGCACCAAAGGGGTCTTTCTTTGCTTGGTTCCCTGTACCAAAAGGCTATGCTTCAGCAGAATTTGCAGATTTATTACTTGAAGAAGCACGAGTTGTAGTAGCTCCAGGTATCGGGTTTGGTGATCATGGAGAAGGGTATGTTCGAATTGCTTTGTTAAGCGATGATGATATTTTGAAGGAAGCGATCAATCGTATTGGGAAACTAGAACCTTTTACTCAAACCCACAAATAATTATTAGGTATAGGACAATCGTTTTTCAACATATGAACATATTGAGTCCTAATTTGTTTGAATGGGGGGAAAACGATTGATTTTACGTCTTGATCGGTTACTTATTGATTTACCGAAGCCTGAACATCCTGATGCAAATGCGGCTGCAGCAGTTCAAGAATTACTTGGCGGTAAATTTGGCGAGATGTCGACATTAAATAATTATATGTATCAGTCTTTTAATTTTCGAAGTAAAAAGAAGTTGAAGCCATTTTATGATTTAATTGCAAGTATTACAGCTGAGGAATTTGGTCATGTTGAGCTTGTAGCTAACACAATTAATCATATGATTGAAGGAACAACTTTCCCTGGTGACCCTGACATTACACCAATGCAAAACGCGAAGGATAAGAGAATCACTCGACACTTTATTGAAACTGCGCAAGCGTCATATCCAATGAATTCAATGGGAGCTCCTTGGACTGGAGAAAATGTATTTAATAGTGGGAATCTAATATTAGATTTACTCCATAATTTCTTTCTTGAATGTGGAGCTAGAACACATAAGATGAGAGTTTATGAGATGACTGATAATCCGGTAGCAAGAGAAATGATAGGTTATCTTCTCGTTCGTGGTGGTGTACATGTCGTTGCTTACGCAAAGGCACTTGAAGTCGCTACAGGAGTAGATATGACAAAGATGGTACCAATACCATCTTTAGAAAACAAAGCATTTGATTATGCACGAAAATTTGAAGATCAAGGTATTCATCGGAAGCTATATACCTTTAGTCCGACCGATTATCAAGATATTGATAAAATTTGGAAGGGAGTGCACCCTGAAGACGGGCAGCCGGTAGAAGTCGTTCGGGGAGCGCCTCAAGGGGCTCCAATGCCAGACTATCCTGAAATACCTGAAGAGTTTGCACCAGGAATTTCTCATGACGATTTCTTAGAAATTGCGAAAAGACTACAGCGATCTGCAGGAATTTAGTAATTTCATTCTAGTTTGATTGAAAGATGAAGCGAAGAGGCTTCATCTTTTTTTCTACAAATTATCTAGGCAACGATGGAAGGGGAATGGCTTTTGATAAAAATATATGCTCATAGAGGATATTCAGACAAATACCCTGAAAATACTATGGTTGCTTTTCAAGCAGCAGTTGACTACGGAGCCGATGGCATTGAATTTGATGTGCAACTAACGAAAGACAATGTACCAGTTGTCATTCATGATTTAACTGTTGATCGCACAACGACAGGCTCTGGTAGAGTTAGAGACTTAACAGTAAGGGAATTGAAAGAGTTTAGCGCAGGGGCTTGGTTTGGGGAGCGATTTGACTCGCAGAAAATCTCAACTCTTGAAGAGGTACTAGCATGGGCAATGGGGAATTCTATCATGTTAAATATTGAACTCAAAGGAGTAGTTACAGATAGAGAAGAAATGATAGCCGCGATTCTCTCTATTTTGAAGAAATTCGACTGTGAAGATCGGCTTATTCTATCATCCTTTGACCATCCAACCATTCAAAGTCTCACAGAAGAGGCTCCTCTAATAGAAATGGCAATTATTGTAGCTTCTGCTTTATTTAAACCAGAGGAATATTTGAGAAGACTTAAGATTAGAGGTTATCATTTTTCGCATATTAGTTTAAGAGAAGAAGAGATAAGGGAATGATTTATAATGGTTTTCGTTTAAGGCCTTATACAGTGAATGAGGATCAGTTAATTAAACAGTTTATTAATAGTGGTTGTGATGCTCTATTCACTGATAAAGTAGAGAGAGCTGTTAAGATTAGAAATCGGTGGATCAAAAATAGAAGTTTTGTTAGAAGGAAAGATTGAAAAGAGTCTGCTATACTGTCTTTTTATAATGGCTATTTTCAAATGCCTCATGCTTAATTAATGATCCAATGTTAGCAATAAGTAAAAAGGGATTCGGAGTACTAATTTCAACTGTTCTCCGAATCCCTCTTTTTAGTTAATAATTAGGTTTCCAATTTTGGTAGGTTTAATTTGCCATATTTCCTCAGCGTATTCTTGAATAGTGCGGTCGCTTGAAAAGTTACCGGAATAGGCAATATTAATAATGCTTTTTTGTAACCAATCAGATTGTTGTTGATAAGTTTCTTGCACATTATTTTGTGCTTCTGTGTAATTGTCGAAATCTCTTAAGACGAAATACTCGTCGTTATTGTATAAAAGAGAATAAAAGATATCTTTAAATTCAACATCATCATCTGAGAAGTGCTGATTAACAAGTAAATCCATTACATTTCTTAACCGCCTGTCATTATTATAATAATCACGAGCCCGATACTCACCAGCTTGTTGATAACGGAATACTTCGTCTGATGTTAAGCCGAATGTGAAAATATTCTCATCTCCAACAAGTTCTCTAATTTCTACATTTGCACCATCTAGTGTTCCGATTGTAAGAGCACCGTTCATCATTAGTTTCATGTTACCTGTTCCAGAAGCTTCTTTGCTGGCAGTTGAAATTTGTTCGCTTAAATCGGCTGCTGGAATAATACGTTCTGCTAAACTTACAGAGTAATTTTCAAGAAATACAACTTTGATTTTCTTACTGACTTGAGGGTGGTGGTTTATTTTTTCTGCAACGGCGTTAATGAGTTTAATAACTTGTTTTGCAAAGAAATAACCAGGTGCAGCTTTTGCACCAAAAATAAATGTTCTAGGCGTTAACTCCAAATATGGATCTTCAATGCAGCGATTGTAGAGATGAATAACATGAAATAAATTAAGTAATTGCCGTTTGTAGCCATGTAGCCGTTTGATGTGAACATCAACGATTGAATGGTCGTCAATTGTAATATCATAGTGTCTCTTAATAAAAGAAGCCAACTTAAGTTTATTATCATGCTTTACTTTGGCTATTGCTTGTTGAAAAGAAGCATCTTCGGCAAATGGAAGTAATTTTGTTAATTCATTTGGAGTTCGAATCCAATTAGTACCAATTGCTTCTGAGATTACATTGGCTAACTCAGGGTTTACATTTAATAACCAGCGTCTGTGGGTGATTCCATTTGTTTTGTTGTTAAAACGTTCTGGAAATACAGTATAAAAGGGTTTCATTACGCGATCTTTTAGTATATTTGTATGTAACTTCGCAACCCCATTAATACTAAAGCTTCCAACCATAGCTAAGTGAGACATGTGTACGTGTTCGTAAGAGATGATCGCCATTTCAGAAATCTTCTCCCGTAACTTTGGATAATCATACCAAAGCATTTTACAGAAACGCTCATTGATTTCATGGATGATTAAATAAAGCCTTGGAAATAAGGTCTTGATCATTTCTTCAGGCCATTTTTCTAAAGCTTCACTTAATGTAGTATGGTTTGTGTATGCAACCGTCTTTTCAGTGATGGCCCAAGCTTCATCCCACCCGAGTTTCTCTTCATCAATTAACAATCTCATTAATTCAGGTACGACAAGGCTCGGGTGTGTATCATTAATTTGTACGACAACGTGCTCTGACAGTTGAGCTAAGGGCTTATTTCGTTTCTTAAATCGTTGTAAGATGCTTTGGAGACCTGCAGACACTAAGAAATACTGTTGTTTTAACCTTAGTATTTTTCCTTCATAGTAGGAGTCATCCGGATAGAGAAATTCAGAAATTTTTTCAATTGATCTTTTGTAGTCGAGATAGTGATAATAATCATGTCCGCGACTTGAGTGGAAGTGAAAGGAATTCGTAGTTGATTCAGCACTCCATAGTCTGAGTGTATTGACTGTATTATTATCGTATCCGACAATAGGTACGTCGTAAGGAACTGCCAGTACTCGTTCATAATCTTGGTGATGGAAGTGGAGGTGACCGTTTTCCATTGTTGTCTCAACAGTCCCTCCAAAACGAACTTCAATGGCTTTGTCACCTCGTTTTGTCTCCCACATATATTCATCTTTTAACCAATTGTCTGGTAACTCGACTTGATACCCATTCACAACCTTTTGTTGAAACAAGCCATATTTATAGCGAATTCCCATTCCGTATCCAGGTAACTGAAGGGAGGCTAAAGAATCTAAAAAGCAGGCGGCAAGTCTTCCAAGACCACCATTCCCAAGACCGGCATCATGTTCTTCTCTGAATACTTCTTCAGGATCAAAGCCAAGAGAAGTTAAGGTATCTTTATATAGGTCTAATAACCCCATATTTAGGAGGTTCGATTCAATTAACCTTCCTAGTAAAAATTCCATAGAGAAGTAATAAACTTGTTTACTCTCATTTTCATCGTATGTTTCTTGAGTCATTCTCCAATTAGCATTGATCGATTCTTTCATTGTGAGACAAATTGACTGAAACATTTCTTTGGTCGTAGCATCTTCTAAACTTTTACCGAATGACGAGGTGAGTTTCTCGCGTAACATCTGACTTAGCTGTTCTACTGTCATTGCCATAGTGTTCCTCCTCATATTTGGGGTTCAGTAGTTTCTTATAAATGTTCTCATATTTTGCGGCCGAATGTTCCCAGTTCAATTTGCTTTTGTAAACATTTTTTAAGATTTGATTCCAATGCTTTGGTTGGTGATATAAGTGAATCGCATAACGAATCGTATTTAAAAAGTCGTCTGCATTATAATTCGTGAAAGAAAAGCCATTTCCTTCTCCAGTGTATTCATTGTATGGTTTGATTGTATCTTTTAGCCCTCCTGTTTCCCTTACAATCGGTACACTCTCATAACGAAGCGCGATTAATTGGCTTAGTCCACAAGGCTCAAACCGTGAAGGCATTAGGAAAAAATCAGAAGCGGCATACAACCTTCTTGCCAGTCCTTCTTGAAAAACATTCATAAAACGACAAGTATTTGGGTAACGGTTAGAAATATCCTGGAAATGATCTTCGAACCCTGTTTCTCCAGTCCCCATAATAACTACCTGAACCGACTCAGTTGTTAACAATTCATCAATGATATGAACGAGTAAGGGGAGTCCCTTTTCTTCAACTAGACGGCTAATTACTACAAACATTGGGATTTCTTTTGAAACAGTAAGGTCCAACTCTTGTTGCATAATTCGTTTATTTTCCTTTTTGCGGCCATAGTGCTTTTTATAAGGGATAGAAACATACAAGTCTGATTCTGGATTATAGATTTCTTCATCAATTCCGTTAACGATCCCAG
Proteins encoded:
- a CDS encoding siderophore ABC transporter substrate-binding protein gives rise to the protein MKKSLLFVLMTGLLALFIAACSSETSTEPENGTQEEPAAEAETVNEEDAEITVTHQFGETVVPKNPESVVVFDLGVLDVLETLEVDAVTGIGEPSGGLPEYLAAFGGEYEGAGTLHEPDFEKVYDLQPDLIIISGRAQEAYDELSEIAPTLFMAVDTANYIESMTDNVTLLAEIFGKEAEAEEELAQISESLDSLQEEASTNDTEGLIILANDGSISAYGPGSRFGILHNEFGVKAVDENIEVSNHGQNISFEYIAEKNPEYLFVVDRGAIVGGESSAQQTIENEVVKTTQAYESGNIIYLDPVYWYITSGGLTSTVGMIDEVSAALQ
- the nfsA gene encoding oxygen-insensitive NADPH nitroreductase; translated protein: MEHNTVTDLIKSHRSIRSFTEEDIAEWKVNEIVDSGRWAPTSHHVQAYSILVIKDKEMKKKLATLAGNQTYVETCPVFYVICADYYRLKMASDMHEQPFEIGEQEQVIVGAVDAALVAQNMLLAARSMGLGGVMIGGIRNEPQAVSEVLNLPEFTFPVMGLCVGYPNQDPAQKPRLPKAAAIHYENYDQSKIEKALTEYDQIMEQYYYERTNGKRSDKWTRQMAEFTSTAKRPQVGNFIKKQGFLK
- the glgA gene encoding glycogen synthase GlgA produces the protein MNIVMAASECAPYFKTGGLADVVAALPKALANNDHTLTVVLPKHRNLPDEIQSKLKFICSFDVYVRWRKQYCGILAYETEEVTYYFIDNEYYFDRMQMYGEMDDAERYAFFTHAFFEALDRLNLEPDLIHCHDWQTALIPTYIKAGAVQRNVKTVFTIHNLKYQGIFPLTIFDELLHLDQIHLGGLEFNGTINFMKSALVHADWVTTVSPTYANEILDPYYGEGLETFLHERQTSLTGIVNGIDEEIYNPESDLYVSIPYKKHYGRKKENKRIMQQELDLTVSKEIPMFVVISRLVEEKGLPLLVHIIDELLTTESVQVVIMGTGETGFEDHFQDISNRYPNTCRFMNVFQEGLARRLYAASDFFLMPSRFEPCGLSQLIALRYESVPIVRETGGLKDTIKPYNEYTGEGNGFSFTNYNADDFLNTIRYAIHLYHQPKHWNQILKNVYKSKLNWEHSAAKYENIYKKLLNPKYEEEHYGNDSRTAKSDVTRETHLVIR
- a CDS encoding manganese catalase family protein, with translation MGGKRLILRLDRLLIDLPKPEHPDANAAAAVQELLGGKFGEMSTLNNYMYQSFNFRSKKKLKPFYDLIASITAEEFGHVELVANTINHMIEGTTFPGDPDITPMQNAKDKRITRHFIETAQASYPMNSMGAPWTGENVFNSGNLILDLLHNFFLECGARTHKMRVYEMTDNPVAREMIGYLLVRGGVHVVAYAKALEVATGVDMTKMVPIPSLENKAFDYARKFEDQGIHRKLYTFSPTDYQDIDKIWKGVHPEDGQPVEVVRGAPQGAPMPDYPEIPEEFAPGISHDDFLEIAKRLQRSAGI
- a CDS encoding glycerophosphodiester phosphodiesterase family protein, encoding MIKIYAHRGYSDKYPENTMVAFQAAVDYGADGIEFDVQLTKDNVPVVIHDLTVDRTTTGSGRVRDLTVRELKEFSAGAWFGERFDSQKISTLEEVLAWAMGNSIMLNIELKGVVTDREEMIAAILSILKKFDCEDRLILSSFDHPTIQSLTEEAPLIEMAIIVASALFKPEEYLRRLKIRGYHFSHISLREEEIRE
- a CDS encoding glycogen/starch/alpha-glucan phosphorylase; protein product: MAMTVEQLSQMLREKLTSSFGKSLEDATTKEMFQSICLTMKESINANWRMTQETYDENESKQVYYFSMEFLLGRLIESNLLNMGLLDLYKDTLTSLGFDPEEVFREEHDAGLGNGGLGRLAACFLDSLASLQLPGYGMGIRYKYGLFQQKVVNGYQVELPDNWLKDEYMWETKRGDKAIEVRFGGTVETTMENGHLHFHHQDYERVLAVPYDVPIVGYDNNTVNTLRLWSAESTTNSFHFHSSRGHDYYHYLDYKRSIEKISEFLYPDDSYYEGKILRLKQQYFLVSAGLQSILQRFKKRNKPLAQLSEHVVVQINDTHPSLVVPELMRLLIDEEKLGWDEAWAITEKTVAYTNHTTLSEALEKWPEEMIKTLFPRLYLIIHEINERFCKMLWYDYPKLREKISEMAIISYEHVHMSHLAMVGSFSINGVAKLHTNILKDRVMKPFYTVFPERFNNKTNGITHRRWLLNVNPELANVISEAIGTNWIRTPNELTKLLPFAEDASFQQAIAKVKHDNKLKLASFIKRHYDITIDDHSIVDVHIKRLHGYKRQLLNLFHVIHLYNRCIEDPYLELTPRTFIFGAKAAPGYFFAKQVIKLINAVAEKINHHPQVSKKIKVVFLENYSVSLAERIIPAADLSEQISTASKEASGTGNMKLMMNGALTIGTLDGANVEIRELVGDENIFTFGLTSDEVFRYQQAGEYRARDYYNNDRRLRNVMDLLVNQHFSDDDVEFKDIFYSLLYNNDEYFVLRDFDNYTEAQNNVQETYQQQSDWLQKSIINIAYSGNFSSDRTIQEYAEEIWQIKPTKIGNLIIN
- a CDS encoding pyridoxal phosphate-dependent aminotransferase; translated protein: MKTFKQSDALERLPEQFFSNLVNKVMKIKEMHNDVINLGQGNPDQPTPKGIVDKLEQSASNPHYHKYPPFAGFPFLKKAVADYYQREYGVEVDPDTEVAVLAGTKTGLVEISQCFLNKGDIALVPDPGYPDYWSGIALAGAKMHAMPLLEENHFHPDFSIIDENTWQEAKLMFLNYPNNPTGAVATPELFKEAIEVANKYDVCVVHDFAYGAIGFDGKKPLSFLQTPGAKEVGVEMLTLSKTYNMAGWRVGFVVGNPSVVKAIELIQDHYYCSIFGGIQEAAAYALSTDQSNVEQLIKMYEKRRNTLVEAAKKIGWNVNAPKGSFFAWFPVPKGYASAEFADLLLEEARVVVAPGIGFGDHGEGYVRIALLSDDDILKEAINRIGKLEPFTQTHK
- a CDS encoding iron ABC transporter ATP-binding protein; this encodes MVEVINVTKQYASKSVVENVSVKINKGKITSFIGPNGAGKSTLLSIVSRLIAKDSGEVKIDDIDISQTKSSELAKKISILKQSNHLSIRLSVRDLVSFGRFPYSQGNLTKEDIKHVDEAIRYMELEDIQDKFLDQLSGGQRQRAHIAMVIAQDTEYVLLDEPLNNLDMKHSVQIMKVLRRMVDELGKTVVIVLHDINFASCYSDFIVALKDGKIVKEGPAQEIITHDVLKKIYDMDIPINCVGDKKICVYFA